A part of Paenibacillus sp. 481 genomic DNA contains:
- the mutS gene encoding DNA mismatch repair protein MutS, producing MAKHTPMIEQYLAIKEKAKDAFLFFRLGDFYELFFEDAILASRELEITLTGREGGGVERIPMCGVPHHSAENYIQRLIEKGYKVAICEQVEDPATAKGVVKRDIVRIVTPGTVMEGKTIDDKSNRYLLCLTETKGLYALAACDLSTGEMVVSSAQADPAWLLDELNVYMPSEIIGHEALLEQAKPFTKAWSKAVLFTTWSGRADDLVRQQFGDSTWARLDEERQAAISVMMDYLRETQKRSLGQLTTVRSYEPDQFLVLDPFTRRNLELTETVRERAKKGSLLWLLDKTETSMGARLLRRWIDKPLLNRNAVEARLEAVDTLYNQLIWREEIREQLAAIYDLERLVGRIAFGSANGRDLVALKASLLRVPALKELCANTSSSTLRKRVEQLDDCGDVAEWIEASIMDEAPVSVRDGGLIKPGCDAYLDQLREASVNGKRWIAELERKEREATGVKSLKIGYNKVFGYYIEVTRANLQSLPEGRYERKQTLANAERFVTPELKEKEALILEAEDKMVGLEYELFSALRQRIADQIRRLQSLAEAIAEVDVYQSLAAVSATHRFVKPQLTDRYDIHIDGGRHPVVEAVMENGSFMANDTLLTEHEAAMMLITGPNMAGKSTYMRQVALICIMAQIGCFVPAERAVLSLTDRIFTRIGAADDLIGGQSTFMVEMMDIQVMTANATPRSLVIIDELGRGTSTSEGMSIAQAVIEYVHDSIGCKALVSTHFHELAHLENRLPRLRNVCMAVQESGNDVTFLRKLIPGAASTSYGIYCARLAGLPNTIIDRAYSLLTHYEQAVPQYNEPVEQSVLPASSSSRSQDEMNGGLIASEHTALANNDELLSIGQQPAHSGASEAPIEQLSLFGWSESAPTAQAVAERKEDSSALAPANVGQSAQSLRADHAAHTDLANYAGHDDQAAQAGRVDHAKQSEHPLQPVIDEQTRMLLSKLQEVDVMSLTPLEAMNKLHELMKQARKVKLD from the coding sequence ATGGCGAAGCATACGCCGATGATAGAGCAATATTTGGCGATCAAAGAAAAAGCGAAGGACGCATTTTTATTTTTCCGTCTAGGCGATTTTTATGAACTATTTTTTGAAGATGCGATACTTGCGTCACGCGAACTTGAAATTACGTTAACAGGCCGCGAAGGAGGCGGTGTTGAGCGCATTCCGATGTGTGGCGTTCCACACCATTCCGCGGAAAATTATATTCAACGACTCATTGAAAAGGGCTACAAAGTTGCGATTTGCGAACAAGTAGAGGACCCTGCTACGGCAAAAGGCGTCGTGAAGCGCGATATTGTGCGCATCGTTACGCCTGGAACCGTGATGGAAGGCAAGACGATTGACGATAAATCGAATCGTTATTTGTTATGTTTGACTGAGACAAAAGGGCTGTATGCTTTAGCAGCCTGTGATTTGTCGACAGGGGAAATGGTGGTCAGCTCGGCTCAGGCAGATCCGGCTTGGTTGTTGGATGAGTTGAACGTGTATATGCCGTCAGAAATTATCGGTCACGAAGCGCTGCTTGAGCAAGCGAAGCCATTTACGAAAGCGTGGAGTAAGGCGGTGTTGTTCACCACTTGGTCTGGTCGTGCTGACGATCTTGTACGTCAACAATTCGGTGACTCCACTTGGGCGCGGCTTGATGAAGAACGTCAGGCTGCCATTAGCGTGATGATGGATTATTTGCGCGAAACACAGAAACGTTCGCTCGGGCAATTGACGACGGTTCGCAGCTATGAACCCGATCAATTTCTCGTTCTTGATCCGTTCACTCGTCGCAACTTGGAACTAACTGAAACCGTACGTGAGCGAGCGAAAAAAGGCTCGCTGCTATGGCTGCTGGACAAGACAGAAACGTCCATGGGCGCACGTTTATTGCGTCGTTGGATCGACAAGCCGTTACTGAATCGCAATGCGGTTGAAGCGCGTCTTGAAGCGGTAGATACGTTGTATAATCAGCTCATTTGGCGTGAAGAAATACGTGAGCAGTTGGCGGCTATCTATGACTTGGAGCGACTCGTAGGGCGTATTGCGTTTGGTTCGGCAAATGGCCGCGATCTCGTCGCTTTAAAAGCCTCTTTGCTGCGCGTCCCTGCGCTGAAAGAGTTATGTGCGAATACGTCGTCTAGCACATTGCGTAAACGTGTCGAACAGCTAGATGATTGTGGAGATGTGGCGGAGTGGATCGAGGCCTCCATTATGGATGAAGCGCCTGTGTCGGTTCGCGATGGAGGACTAATTAAGCCGGGTTGCGACGCCTATTTGGATCAGTTGCGTGAAGCGAGCGTGAACGGAAAACGTTGGATTGCGGAGTTGGAGCGGAAAGAACGTGAAGCTACAGGCGTCAAATCGTTGAAAATCGGCTACAACAAAGTGTTCGGCTATTATATTGAAGTAACACGGGCTAACTTGCAGTCGCTGCCGGAGGGACGGTACGAGCGTAAGCAAACATTGGCGAATGCGGAACGTTTCGTAACGCCGGAGCTGAAAGAGAAAGAAGCGCTTATTTTGGAAGCCGAAGATAAAATGGTCGGCTTGGAATATGAGTTATTTTCAGCGCTTCGTCAGCGGATCGCTGACCAGATTCGACGCTTGCAGTCGTTGGCGGAAGCGATCGCCGAGGTTGACGTTTACCAGTCGTTGGCGGCTGTCAGTGCTACGCATCGTTTTGTGAAGCCACAGTTGACCGATCGATATGACATTCATATTGATGGCGGGCGCCATCCAGTCGTTGAGGCGGTAATGGAGAACGGTTCATTTATGGCCAACGACACGCTGCTCACCGAGCATGAGGCTGCCATGATGCTTATTACGGGGCCAAATATGGCCGGTAAAAGCACCTACATGCGCCAAGTAGCTCTGATTTGCATCATGGCGCAAATCGGTTGCTTTGTACCAGCAGAACGGGCTGTGCTATCTCTAACTGATCGTATCTTTACGCGAATTGGAGCTGCCGATGATCTGATAGGCGGACAAAGCACGTTCATGGTTGAAATGATGGATATTCAGGTGATGACGGCTAATGCAACGCCACGCAGCTTAGTTATCATTGATGAGCTTGGTCGGGGAACGTCAACGAGTGAGGGGATGTCCATTGCGCAGGCCGTTATTGAATACGTTCACGACAGCATTGGCTGTAAAGCGCTAGTTTCGACTCATTTTCATGAGTTAGCGCATTTGGAAAATCGTTTGCCACGTTTGCGAAATGTGTGCATGGCTGTGCAGGAAAGCGGCAACGATGTCACCTTTTTGCGCAAGCTTATTCCAGGTGCGGCAAGTACAAGCTACGGTATTTATTGCGCACGGTTGGCTGGATTACCGAATACGATTATCGACCGGGCTTATTCACTGCTAACTCATTACGAGCAGGCGGTACCACAATATAATGAGCCTGTCGAGCAATCGGTGCTGCCTGCTTCAAGTTCTTCTCGTTCGCAAGATGAAATGAACGGTGGGTTAATAGCAAGCGAGCACACAGCTTTAGCTAACAATGATGAGCTGCTCAGCATTGGCCAGCAGCCTGCGCACAGCGGGGCCAGCGAGGCCCCTATCGAGCAGTTGTCACTGTTCGGGTGGAGTGAATCTGCCCCAACTGCACAGGCCGTGGCAGAGCGTAAAGAAGATAGCTCAGCGCTTGCGCCTGCAAATGTAGGGCAATCCGCGCAGTCATTACGAGCAGATCACGCGGCTCACACCGATCTTGCGAATTATGCAGGTCACGATGATCAAGCAGCTCAAGCAGGTCGCGTAGATCATGCGAAACAGTCGGAGCATCCGCTTCAACCTGTCATCGATGAACAGACACGTATGTTGTTGTCGAAGCTGCAAGAAGTAGATGTGATGTCGCTAACACCGTTGGAAGCGATGAACAAGCTGCATGAGTTAATGAAGCAGGCACGTAAAGTTAAGTTAGATTAG
- the mutL gene encoding DNA mismatch repair endonuclease MutL, producing MAIIQVLDEHIANQIAAGEVVERPASVVKELVENAIDAGSTRIDVTIEEGGLQLIRVKDNGSGIEVDDVETAFLRHATSKIRATKDLFAIRSLGFRGEALPSIAAVAKVELLTSATSDGLGRRFVIEGGHVVANEAAQAMQGTQFTVRELFFNTPARLKYMKTIQTELGHISDLIYRLALSYPNIAFTLKHNDNNLLQTIGNGDLQQVIAAIYGVHTAKAMIKLNADHLDFQLEGYVGKPELTRSNRNAMSWFVNGRYVRSFTLNQAVMKAYHTLLPINRYPIIVVHVKMHPSLVDVNVHPAKMEVRFSKETELSAFVEEAVRAIVQSQQLIPQVATTPNQAKISTFVQQTELQWMTAADASGEVLTPRGSLMAQASDAVQASDERRAQQADVEILNKRSLEKYEQGQLATNFAQPNVTSSDRGDTSGTAAKYGQKESNVSGTRERVEYREQRQDVSHGVTKEPVHPTTALDRPMFVRESEIHKDAPIQSHPSQSHIKENVNGKSDSAARSGNPSIKREGLSNASNWKEWMRTEQDTQLPPFPALSYIGQLHGTYLIANNEEGLYLIDQHAAHERINYEYYFEQFGKPADAIQELLLPLTLEFTPAEAARIRDRMAFLEQAGLILEPFGGQTFLVRAHPYWFPKGDELSVIQEMTDWVLNEKAPDIAKMREASAIMCSCKASIKANQRLSALEAETLLARLGKCYQPYTCPHGRPIVVKFTTHDLEKMFKRIM from the coding sequence TTGGCCATCATACAAGTGTTGGACGAGCATATTGCAAACCAAATCGCGGCCGGGGAGGTGGTGGAACGTCCCGCCTCAGTCGTAAAAGAGCTTGTTGAAAATGCTATTGATGCAGGCAGTACGCGGATCGATGTCACCATCGAAGAAGGCGGATTGCAGCTGATTCGGGTCAAAGATAATGGCTCGGGCATTGAGGTGGATGATGTTGAAACCGCATTTCTACGCCATGCGACGAGCAAGATTCGCGCGACTAAAGATTTATTTGCGATTCGTAGTCTCGGCTTTCGTGGCGAGGCTTTGCCGAGTATTGCCGCTGTTGCCAAGGTAGAACTGCTCACATCTGCCACGTCCGACGGATTAGGGCGCCGCTTCGTGATCGAAGGTGGGCACGTCGTTGCAAATGAGGCTGCACAAGCGATGCAAGGTACGCAATTTACAGTGCGTGAGTTGTTTTTTAATACACCTGCACGTTTAAAATATATGAAGACGATACAGACTGAATTGGGTCATATTTCTGATTTAATTTATCGGCTAGCTTTATCATATCCGAATATTGCTTTTACGTTGAAACATAATGACAACAACTTGTTACAGACGATTGGCAACGGTGATTTACAGCAAGTCATCGCGGCTATTTACGGTGTGCATACCGCTAAAGCAATGATCAAATTAAACGCTGACCATTTGGATTTTCAATTGGAAGGCTACGTGGGTAAACCTGAACTAACGCGCTCTAATCGAAATGCGATGTCTTGGTTCGTTAACGGTCGCTATGTACGTAGTTTCACTTTGAATCAAGCTGTTATGAAAGCGTACCATACTTTGTTGCCTATTAATCGCTATCCAATTATCGTCGTACATGTTAAGATGCATCCATCCTTAGTCGATGTCAATGTTCATCCGGCCAAGATGGAAGTACGGTTTAGTAAAGAAACGGAGCTAAGCGCTTTTGTGGAGGAAGCGGTACGTGCCATCGTTCAGTCCCAGCAGCTTATTCCACAAGTGGCGACAACGCCTAACCAAGCTAAAATAAGTACATTTGTGCAACAGACTGAGCTGCAATGGATGACAGCAGCTGATGCGAGCGGGGAAGTACTCACGCCAAGAGGCTCACTGATGGCACAAGCGTCAGATGCGGTACAGGCCTCAGATGAGAGGCGTGCACAACAGGCAGATGTCGAAATATTGAATAAACGGTCGCTTGAAAAATACGAACAAGGGCAGTTGGCGACAAATTTTGCGCAACCAAATGTGACATCATCCGACAGGGGCGACACAAGCGGTACAGCTGCTAAATACGGGCAAAAAGAATCGAATGTTAGTGGTACACGAGAGCGTGTCGAATATAGGGAGCAACGTCAGGATGTGAGTCATGGCGTGACTAAGGAACCTGTTCATCCAACGACAGCACTAGATAGGCCTATGTTCGTTAGAGAGAGTGAAATTCATAAAGATGCTCCAATTCAATCTCATCCAAGTCAATCTCATATTAAAGAAAATGTAAATGGAAAATCAGACTCAGCTGCTCGTAGTGGTAACCCATCCATCAAGCGGGAAGGTCTCTCCAACGCATCCAATTGGAAAGAATGGATGCGAACAGAACAGGATACGCAGTTGCCGCCTTTTCCTGCGTTATCGTATATTGGCCAGTTACACGGTACTTATTTAATCGCGAACAATGAGGAAGGTTTGTACCTGATTGACCAGCATGCTGCGCATGAACGAATTAATTATGAGTACTATTTTGAACAATTTGGCAAGCCAGCAGACGCTATACAGGAGCTGTTGCTCCCATTGACATTGGAATTTACGCCTGCGGAAGCTGCTCGCATTCGTGACCGAATGGCATTTTTAGAGCAGGCTGGATTAATATTAGAACCTTTTGGTGGACAGACGTTTCTTGTACGGGCTCATCCGTATTGGTTCCCAAAAGGGGATGAATTGTCTGTCATTCAAGAAATGACGGACTGGGTGCTGAATGAGAAGGCACCTGACATTGCTAAAATGCGTGAAGCATCAGCCATTATGTGCTCTTGCAAAGCTTCTATTAAAGCCAATCAACGATTGTCTGCATTGGAGGCAGAAACGTTGCTGGCGCGCTTGGGCAAATGTTATCAGCCTTATACATGCCCACATGGAAGACCGATTGTCGTTAAATTTACGACACACGATCTGGAAAAAATGTTTAAACGTATTATGTAA